The Balaenoptera acutorostrata chromosome 13, mBalAcu1.1, whole genome shotgun sequence region TAGAGGTTCATCCGCACGAGCCGCGTGCGGGACGCGGGGGTTGCCCTGGACCCGGGTCTGTCTGCGGAGGGGCCGTCGCCTGGAGGGTCTGCCGAGCCCGAGGTGCGTTCCGGGCCGGAGGCCGAGCGGCCCTCAGGAACCCCATCGCCACGCTGCCCCTCGCCTTGTTCCCCCACGGGCAGCTCAGTCCCCGTCTGCCTCGAATCCAAGCAAGGCGACGGCAATGGCCCGCTCGCCGGGCCGAGGAGGTGGTCCCTGGGGACAGGGGCTTGGCTGCTGTTGCCGGGAAGGTCTCTGGGCCGTTCTAGGGCTCCGTTCTGGGTGAGCATCCcaggagtggagggagggagggggccgcCCACGGCTGTGCCTACAGGCAGGGCCTCGGGTGGCTTGCTTCCGGCGTTGCCAGAGTCACTGACAGATGCCCTGCAGCCAGGAGGCCCGCCATCGGAGGCAGAATAACCCAAGGATGCTCCCGTGTCCTGAGCTTCTGGAACGTGGATTTCAGACAAGTCCAGTTCCTCTTCCCCCCTGGACAAACCGGTTTCCTTCACCAGGGAGAGGCCGAGCccaggcccctggcccctggTGGTGTGGTGCAGTGTTGGGGGCTTGATGCTCTTCAGATCACAGCCAGACCAGTGTCCGTTCTCCCCGCTGCCATTTGGCCAGGTGACGTCAGGAGACCTGGGCTCAGGGGTGGTCGCTGAGATCCGAGCCGTGGATCCTGCATGTCTGGGGGTGTTTTCTTTCGGGGCAGATGTGTTCAAACTCTTTGGAGGGCGCTGGGCTGGGGGCTCCAGGAGTCTGGCTGGAGATGCCAGAGTGCTGGCGAACAAGACGGGCGTGAGGAAGGGCAGGCGACTGAGCGTGGGCAAgggccctgccctgggggagACTAAAGCAGTGCTTCCCTAAAAAGCACGGGCATTGGTGACAAGTGGGTGCTGAGGCCACAGAGCCTAAGAGGTCATGGTCAAAGCACAGGAGGAAACCTAGGGCAATGCCTGGGCCTCGGGGCTTCACACAGTGACACCGGGATCACCTACAGGAAACGGCAGAGCCCACTGAATCAGGGACACCCACGTTTGGAGGCCGACTGTGAGTCAGGCCCTATACTGGGTGCTACACACATAATATTCCCAACTTTTCTgggtccattttacagatgaaaaaactgaggctcaggcagggagtggacttgcccaaggtcacagagctgataAGCAGCAGATCTGGGATTTGAAACCTACGCTCATCTCACTCTGCCAGATGCCTCTGATCTCTATGCTGAAGCTCCAGATGGCCCCTGCCAAGGCAGAGCGCGGAGAAGATGGAATCAGTTATCAAATACCAGGGGCTCACCTGGATAAATCCGTGGGAGGGAGTGCCCAATGCATGGGTTAAGAGGAACCCCTGTGAGCTCCCTTACCTGGTCATGGGCTCCCGGGGGAACTCACGGAGACTGACGGCTTCCTCTTCGGTCAGGAAAACAGGCACAATCTGGACGTCTGGAGGGAGTGCTGCGCCTAGAATTGCAAAGCAATGTGGCCAGGGCCCTCCCCTGGGCCAGAGAAGACAGAGGGGGCAGGGACTGTTGTTGGGGTGACACATCCAACCCACAGGCCAGCTCAGAGAGCAGCTCTGGGCTACGTTCCTCAACCCAGAACAAAAGCCACAAAACTGCAGCTACAACTTCAGCCATCAGCAAGGAAAAGCCCGTGTAGGCAACTCTGCACCCAGGGTGACGTTTGGTGGAAGAAAATTTAGTGgcacttaaaaaaaagacagaagctGGAAAAAAGCACTTCCACCTGACCAAACGGGTCTGCCCCGACTTatgattcaaaataaaacaaatccccCTCTTGGGGGCACCTGCACTGCTGCAAAGGGTCTTCCTGGCCGTGGCCGCCGATGGCACCCTCTCCTAATCGTGACCTTCTGGAACTCGTCTGAGTAGTCTCACGATGGGGAGTTACGGAGGATCTGGAAACGGGGATTTAAGAGGTGTGCCTAAATCAGGAGCTTTACAACTGCGATTTTGATGGGTAACTTCGTCCTTGAAGCTCTATATATTTTCCTAATCTCACGAGCCGACGGAATAACCACATAGGACTACTCAGCCTTTCACGTGACTTGGATAGGGCCAGGCAGCTTAAGGACCATTCCCAAGATGTAACAAGGCACCTGATCACTTACCATGTTCCTGCGGGGCATCCCCTCCTACAGGTGTTCTCTGAAAATAAACACACAGAGAAGTTGGTGCTGGGCACCGCGTTCTCCCCCCGACCTAACCATCAGGACCGCGCAGTGCCATCTGTTCGTGAAATGCAGCCAGGCCCAGGATGCTGGTCCCAGCCGCACGCCAACAGCAAAGCAGATGGAACAGAAGCTCCCCCAAGCTGCCTGCCCCCCGCCGTGGCTGGGGTCAGCCAAGAGCCAGGCCCACACTACCCAGGCTCACACCACCCAGGCTCACACCAGGCTTCTTCCCGTTCTGATTTCTCAGTTTCTCCTCTCTGGGAATAACAGCAAGCATTCATTCATGTTACCTCtcagacctccagggaagtcatCTCCTGGAATAAAGCCACATCCGCCACAGCCCTGGCCTAGCGCTCACACAGATCCCATTATAACAAAAGTGTGAAGGGCCTGTGACCCTCACAAGGGAAGGATTCAACCTAAACCAGATGTGAGGTCAGATCTCTTGTTCTGATTTACAATCAAGGTGAGAAACCCAGGAATCTCCTCAAAAGAGCTTTCCAGCCATCTCCACCTAAAGGTTCCAAGAGGacccaccaaaacaaaacaaaaactgctcCTCTCACCAAAATGACTTTCACTCCTAAGAAGTGttgtggctttctttttttctttacataaacTAACTCTAGACaaaaattcttttccaaaaaaatcacatataattCCCTCACCCGCAAGCTAATCCTGTTAACATTGGGCACATTTTCCTTTAAGTCTATGCATTTTTTTTATACTCTGAGGCCACATTACATAAAACTTTTTCTGCTTGAAAGTCTGACACACAATTTCTGTCATTAAAGCATCTTTGGCCATTTTCAATGGCTGACTAAAATTTTATGAAGTTTACAGTGGTGGAGGAGAATTCATCGTTTCCCTACTTGAGACCAGTAACTGGCAACCAGTCTGTAAACGGCGAGCTAGtgcatattttcagctttgcggccatacagtctctgtgcAGCTACTCAACCTGCAGGTGTGGCTCAAAAGCAGGCCAAGAAAATTCTGTCTGTAGGCGACTGGCCCACAGCCCACGGTCTGCCAGCTCCTACCGTAGACATTTAAGTTATATCTGATTTTTCACTTTTGTAAATCCTGTTGCGATAAGTTTTGAGTATAAACCTTCTTCAGCAGTCAGATGATTTCCTTAGTATTGATTCGCAGTGCTGGACtatgaggaaaaaggaaagggcATCCTCAAGCCTCTCATTATCAAATAGCTTACCAGGAAGGCTGTTCTAATGACCCCTGCATCACAGTGGGAAGGAGCCGGCTAGAGCCACACACGTGTTTTAAATGTCTACTGATTTAATAAGTGTAAAAAGCCGGCCTGATGACACATTTAAAACCAGAGTCTCGCACAGTAAGAATCAActagtaaaacaaaagaaaaaagaactcaaaGGAAATATGCCAGAGGCTAGCAGTGATTATCTCTGTGCAGTCCAGTTGGGGGCAATTTTATTTCCCATGAGCACATATGACTTTTCCTTCATTATAAAAACAGTTAAGTAAATATAAGAcggaagtatttttaaagtttctattgTCCTAAGCCATCTTTTacagtctctccctctctgaaaAATCCAACATCTCTTTGACATAAAGCCCATCCTTGAGGGAAGTCAAATTCTCATACCTCCACTTGGATCGAAGAAAAACCAACCAAGTCTACCACGCAGAAGACAAcattttctttcagctttgcCAGTGACCTCACTCGAAGAAAatcacatggatggacctggggtCCTGAGAAGGACAAGGCAGCAGCAGCCGCCCCCATCCATCTAGCACTGGGGATCAGCCTTGCCCGATATAAAGACAGACTCGCCGGATGAAGCATCCCAGCCAGCGGGGCGGGCTTTGCGATACCTGGTCCCGACGTGCAGCTCGATGAAGCAGGACCTTGGCTGTGACAGAGGGTGGGAGCTGGGTGCTAACGATCCTGGGGGGTGAGACACAGGAACAAGGACACCGTGAGAAGAAACACACTCAGGACTCTGAATTGGACACATTCCTGACACCCTGTGGTGGCGAGGCTCTCGGGGACACAGCTAGTGGGAGTTTCAACTGGGAAAGCCCTCGTGGAGGGCACCCTGTCTGTTCCCTCAAAGTTTAAAATGTCCAAACCCTTGGACTCGACTTGTACCAAGGTGTGTGCTTAAGAATATTCTCGACAGGGAAAAtggtaaaatcattttttaatgggtaaacgatttaaatgtccatcaaaaagaGAGTAAATTCATCATTTTCTGTTGTATGACACCAAAAAACGTGTAGCTGTTACAAGAGTGAGGTGGACCAATAGGGACTGATAAAGAAATCCCTACTATACACATTAAGGTGAGGGACCATATGATCCCATTTACAAAGACAGCAGAAATAAGCAAAATCAATACACGCGTATATGTGCAGGTGTGTGAAAACACACAGAACAAAAAGGACGCTCAGCAAACCGCTGACGGTGGGGATGgctgagagggagggggaggggcggggaacCTTTGTGCGCTGCATGTTTCTCtcttggttcattttttttttttaaccatgagaATGTGTTCACGCATTAGGtgtatgatttaaaaataactaagaaatgcaaaagaagaaaaaaatattatctttgaCACCATGTTACTGGTGAGCCTGGCAGCACCACAAGCTGATTCAGAGCCATCATTGTGAAAAGAAAGGGGAGGTCATGTGTTGAGGGCCACTGGGAACAGGGACTGCACCCCATCGGTCATCTCATTTCCTTCTCCACCGAGTATGTCTACTTGCCAGAGGAGACAGCGGAGATGAGGCAAGATCACCGGGGCTGGGAAGAAGCGCAGCCAGAGCCCGCTGAGTGCCTGGAGATCTTCTCCAGGGCCCACCCCTCTGGGATCAGAGAGCTCTGGGCACAGAGCACCAGCTCTCCTGCCTCAGGCTGTGAGAGCCGAGCCTCCGCGGAGCCTGGAAGAGGCGTGGAGAGCTCTTGGGTGCGCAAGCTCACTAAGAGGCCCTCCAGCTGTGTGAAGAGCCGCAGTGAGACCTCAGAGGCCAACTGGAGATGGACCCAGCCAAGAGGCTGCAGGAGCCTGAGCTGAAGCTACGGCCAGCACACCAGGGCCCTGGGCAGCAGGGGAAGGTGCTGTGGGCCTCCACGCCCCATCTGAGAATTTCACGGATCTCTTCAAAGCTGCCTTTTATATTCCCAACTCTTTTCTGGACACAACAGTTCGCAATTTCCCAGCTCTGCCCGAAGACAGGCAGGGACCCTATATCAAATCTAAACTACCCGCTAGTTGCCAAACGAGACCAGCTGGAAGTGGCCACACACTGCGATCGGGGTCGTCAGCCCTGCAGcagggggagggctggaggggcGGCATCCGGGTTACTCACAGTCCCTTGTAGAGGATGCAGCCGGCTAGCACGTGGGGCGAGCGCTGGCAGGTCTGCAGAATGAGGGCCGCCT contains the following coding sequences:
- the HPS4 gene encoding BLOC-3 complex member HPS4, which translates into the protein MATSTSTETKSASWWNYFFLYDGSKVKGEGDPTRAGICYFFPPQTLLDQQELLCGQIAGVVHCISDISGSPPTVIRLRKLKFAIKVDGDYLWVLGCAVELPDVSCKQLLDQLIGFFNFYNGPVSLAYKSCSREELSGEWDTFIDQILRNTGDLHRIFNSLWNLDRTKVEPLLLLKAALILQTCQRSPHVLAGCILYKGLIVSTQLPPSVTAKVLLHRAARRDQRTPVGGDAPQEHGAALPPDVQIVPVFLTEEEAVSLREFPREPMTSTLASPARLLEPPAQRPPKSLNTSAPKENTPRHAGSTARISATTPEPRSPDVTWPNGSGENGHWSGCDLKSIKPPTLHHTTRGQGPGLGLSLVKETGLSRGEEELDLSEIHVPEAQDTGASLGYSASDGGPPGCRASVSDSGNAGSKPPEALPVGTAVGGPLPPSTPGMLTQNGALERPRDLPGNSSQAPVPRDHLLGPASGPLPSPCLDSRQTGTELPVGEQGEGQRGDGVPEGRSASGPERTSGSADPPGDGPSADRPGSRATPASRTRLVRMNLYTHSVRGLVLLLLAEEPLLGDGAAVEDVYHGSLASLNGLEVHLNETLPWDQAAPAARAYGFAHYDRVQNVLAANLPQVATAQDRRFLQAVSLMHSDFARLPALYEVTVRNASTAVYACCSPVQETYFQQLASAGRSSGFPSPQDSAFSLPGKAKQKLLKHGVNLL